The Rosa rugosa chromosome 1, drRosRugo1.1, whole genome shotgun sequence genomic sequence CCATAAGAATCAAGAGAACGAAGGGCATGCGGTTCCAGATCTGAGAAGGTATTTATCAAAATACCCTTGGTCTCTCTGAACCTTCTTGCGTAGTTTAAGAATGGGATTGCCTCCTCTTTCTCCAAAAGTATACTCGGCAGGGCTTTGATAGGTACCGGATTAACAAAACTCGGGAGGACCAACTCAGAATCCGAGTCTTTCAAGTCGGCGATGACCACGTCATGCTCGTCGTGGATCATTTGGAGGTGGAACACGAGCCCCAGAAAGCCAGCGTTGGAGGTGAAGAAGATGTAGGTAGGAACCTCGAACTCGTTGGCCACGTCGATCATGGTGGTGCAGAACATGTCGATGACGAACCCGGCGAGTCCAGGGGTTGATGACTCGGACGAGCCGGCGAGGAGTTTGGTGACGGCATCTCTGACGTAGGGTTTGTGGCTTTCAAAGAACGATTTGCGGAAGTTGCTGCGGGTCATGTTTAGGAAGTCGACGTCGGGCTGTGGGAGATTGATGAACTTGATGCGATCCGAGGCTTGTGTGATGCAGTACTCTGTACAGGCATCGTTGCCTTTGGAGTCGAAGGGGGCCTTCATGACGAGGACGGTGATGAAGAGGTGGTCCTCTCGAGATACGAGAAGCTTTGCGATCTCTACCGTTGATATGACGTGGCCAACACCGGCGCAGGGGATGAACACCAGCTCTGCAGCTTTCTTCATTTCGATGCGGTGACTGAAGGAAGAGTAGTTTGTCTTTGTTGATGACaatgaatgtgcttcaagagtcAAGTTGTGGTGTTTAAATATTCAGTAGCATTTTCCTATCATTCAGATGCATGCAGCCTATATGTGCAGGTGACGTTACGACGTTATGCATATGCTGGCACGGAGCCAAGTGTTGATTTCGAGCTCATTTAATTTTCCTGTAGTTATCATTACGCTATGATAATTAGTCCAAGTTGATTATTGGTGCACGAGTCTCTGACTACTGTTTTGGCAGCAAGCTAGTCGAAAAGGATAAATAATTTTTGAGTAAAATATTAGGGTCTTGTTACTCCAGAAACTTGTTTCACtccatttattttgttttgactTCCAGGTATTCCCTCCATTTCAATCAAACAGAACAAGACTTATAAGAGTTAGGAGGTAATCACTATATGTGGTCAAGTTGGTAAGAGCGTTTAAGTGTGGAATTTCTGCACTCAAATTCGAATTCCGTCGGCGCTGATTGGAGTTTAAATTTCAATCTATTcttaatgacaaaaaaaaatgagggaGCGTTTTAACAAGACTTCTAGCCCACGGACTAGTTTCTGGACTTAAGATGTCTTTAAGAATACCGTCTGATCtcaatataaaaaataaaaagaaaaaaacaggtATAGGAGGGAAAATCCACCAGAGCCATAACCATGGCTTCCTCTGCTCTTCCCCCACCTCTCTCCACACCCACTCAAACCCCCATACCCAACTCTCCTCACAATCTCTCTTCCCCAGTCTTCCCACTGCCAACTCTCGAAACCGCCACAATTCGCTCCCGCCTAAGCAGACTCTGCCAAGAAGGCCAACCCCACCTTGCCCGCCAGCTGTTCGACACCTTGCCTCGCCCAACCACCCTTCTCTGGAACACCATCATCATTGGCTTCATCTGCAACAACATGACCACTGAAGCCCTCTTGTTCTATTCCCACATGAAAAACTCCTCCCCCAGCACCAAATGTGACCCTTACACTTACTCTTCCACCCTCAAAGCCTGCGCCGATACCCGCAATTTCAACATTGGCAAGGCTGTGCATTGTCACATTCTTCGGTCCCTTCCGAACCCAAGTATGATTGTGCAGAATTCGCTAATGAATATGTACTCTTCCTGCATTGGAGGCTTTGATCATGCCAAGTATGACTTAGTACGCAAGGTGTTTGACACAATGCGCGAGAGAAATGTGGTTGCGTGGAACACGTTGGTTTCGTGGTATGTTAAGACTGAGAGGTATGGAGGAGCGGTTAAGCAGTTTaggatgatgatgaggatgagAATAACCCCCAGCGCTGTGAGTTTTGTCAATGTTTTCCCTGCTTTATCCGCCATGAGAGACTATAAAAATGCCAATGTTTTATATGGTTTGGTTGTTAGATTCGGCGGTGATTATGTGAATGACTTGTTTGTTGTGAGCTCGGCGATATTTATGTATGCCGAGCTTGGTTGCCTTGATTATGCTAGGAAGATTTTCGACCGTCGTTTGGGGAGAAACACAGAGATATGGAACACCATGATTGGTGGGTATGTTCAGAATAATCTTCCTAGGGAAGCAATCAGCCTTTTCTTTCAAGCCATACGATCAGATCCGGCTGTTCTTGATGAAGTGACTTTTCTTTCGGTCTTAACTGCATGTTCACAGTTGCAACAGTTGGAACTAGCTGGACAGTTGCATGCTTTTATTACTAAGCATTTCAGAGTGATGCCTGTTATTTTACTAAATGCAATTATGGTGATGTACTCGAGGTGCAATTCTGTTGAGACGTCGTTCAAGTTTTTTCATAAGATGCCGGAGAGGGATGCTGTTTCATGGAATACCATGATCTCTGTGTTTTCTCAGAGTGGCTGGGATGATGATGCTTTAATGCTTGTTTATGAGATGCAAAAGCAAAAGTTTTTGTTCGATTCTGTAACTGTAACTGCTCTGCTTTCGGCTGCATCAAATCTTAGAAACGTAGATGTTGGACAGCAGACACATGCTTATATTATTAGGCATGGAATAGAATTTGAGGGGATGGAAAGTTATCTCA encodes the following:
- the LOC133725768 gene encoding pentatricopeptide repeat-containing protein At3g22150, chloroplastic, yielding MASSALPPPLSTPTQTPIPNSPHNLSSPVFPLPTLETATIRSRLSRLCQEGQPHLARQLFDTLPRPTTLLWNTIIIGFICNNMTTEALLFYSHMKNSSPSTKCDPYTYSSTLKACADTRNFNIGKAVHCHILRSLPNPSMIVQNSLMNMYSSCIGGFDHAKYDLVRKVFDTMRERNVVAWNTLVSWYVKTERYGGAVKQFRMMMRMRITPSAVSFVNVFPALSAMRDYKNANVLYGLVVRFGGDYVNDLFVVSSAIFMYAELGCLDYARKIFDRRLGRNTEIWNTMIGGYVQNNLPREAISLFFQAIRSDPAVLDEVTFLSVLTACSQLQQLELAGQLHAFITKHFRVMPVILLNAIMVMYSRCNSVETSFKFFHKMPERDAVSWNTMISVFSQSGWDDDALMLVYEMQKQKFLFDSVTVTALLSAASNLRNVDVGQQTHAYIIRHGIEFEGMESYLIDMYAKSGSVRIAERLFKKDYMVDRDHATWNSMVTGYTQNGLIEEAFVVFRQMLEQKLIPNAVTLASVFPACNPVGNIDMGKQLHGFSFRHYLDQNVFVGTALIDMYSKCGALTYAENVFLETHEKNSVTYTTMILGYGQHGMGQKALSLFHSMKRSGIVPDAITFVAVLSACSYAGLVDEGLSLYDSMKMEYNIKPLTAHYCCIADMLGRVGKVVEAYEFVIGLGEEGYVIEIWGSLLGACRIHKQFELGKIVADKLLEIKAANVKTGYHVLLSNMYAEEGKWEIVDKVRKQMKEKGLKKEPGCSWIEITGFLNCFISRDQKHPRCSEIYGMLAELTMMMKEAGYRPSLNSHLDAILEPH